A section of the Pristiophorus japonicus isolate sPriJap1 chromosome 4, sPriJap1.hap1, whole genome shotgun sequence genome encodes:
- the LOC139262192 gene encoding ferritin heavy chain, oocyte isoform-like, which yields MASQVRQNYHQDCEDAVNKQINMELNSSYFYLSMSFYFDRVDVALRHFTEFFKEQSHEEREHAEKLMEFQNRRGGRIILSDIKKPEQDEWSNGLEAMRRALQMEKNVNQSLLDLHKLSTGSTDPHLCDFLETHYLDEQVKMIKKLGDHITNLKRLGAPENGLGEYLFDKHTLGESD from the exons atggcttctcaagtgcgtcagaactaccaccaggactgtgaggatgctgtcaataaacagatcaacatggagctcaatTCCTCCTATTtttatctctctatg tccttctactttgaccgggttgatgttgccctgcgtcactttactgagttcttcaaggagcagtcacatgaggaacgtgagcatgctgagaaactgatggaattccagaatcggcgtggaggCCGAATCATCTTGTCTGATATCAAG aaaccagagcaggatgagtggagcaatggtctggaggccatgcggagagctctgcagatggagaagaatgtgaaccagagtctgctggatctgcacaaactctccactgggagcactgaccctcat ttgtgtgacttcctggagacccactacttggatgaacaagtgaagatgatcaagaagcttggggatcacatcaccaacctgaagagactgggagcccctgagaatggcctgggagagtacctgtttgacaagcacaccctgggggagagtgactga
- the LOC139262195 gene encoding ferritin heavy chain B-like, protein MASQVCQNYHQDCEHAVNKQINMELYSSYVYISMSFYFDRDDVALRHFAEFFKEQSHEEREHAEKLMQFQNRRGGRIILADIKKPEQDEWSNGLEVMQRALQMEKNVNQSLLDLHKLSTGSTDPHLCDFLETHYLDEQVKMIKKLGDHITNLKRLGAPENGMGVYLFDKHTLGESD, encoded by the exons ATGGCTTCCCAAGTGTGTCAGAATTACCACCAGGACTGTGAgcatgctgtcaacaagcagatcaacatggagctctattcctcctatgtttatatCTCTATG tccttctactttgaccgggatgatgttgccctgcgtcactttgctgagttcttcaaggagcagtcacatgaggaacgtgagcatgctgagaaactgatgcaattccagaatcggcgtggaggCCGAATCATCTTGGCAGACATCAAG aaaccagagcaggatgagtggagcaatggtctggaggtcatgcagagagctctgcaaatggagaagaatgtgaaccagagtctgttggatctgcacaaactctccactgggagcactgaccctcat ttgtgtgacttcctggagacccactacttggatgaacaagtgaagatgatcaagaagctgggAGATCACattaccaacctgaagagactgggagcccctgagaatggcatgGGAGTGTACCTTTTTGACAAGCACACTctgggggagagtgactaa
- the LOC139262193 gene encoding ferritin heavy chain B-like, with the protein MASQVRQNYHKDCEAAVNQQVNMELCSSYVYLSMSFYFDRDDVALRHFAEFFKEQSHEECEHAEKLMEFQNRRGGRIILADIKKPEQDEWSNGLEAMQRALQMEKNVNQSLLDLHKHSTGSTDPHLCDFLEAHYLDEQVKMIKELGDHITNLKRLGAPENGVGEYLFDEHTLGESD; encoded by the exons ATGGCTTCTCAAGTACGTCAGAACTACCACAAGGACTGTGAGGCTGCTGTCAACCAGCAGGTCAACATGGAGCtctgttcctcctatgtttatctctccatG tccttctactttgaccgggatgatgttgccctgcgtcactttgctgagttcttcaaggagcagtcacatgaggaatgtgagcatgctgagaaactgatggaattccagaatcggcgtggaggacggatcatcttggCAGACATCAAG aaaccagagcaggatgagtggagcaatggtctggaggccatgcagagagctctgcagatggagaagaatgtgaaccagagtttgctggatctgcacaaacactccactgggagcactgaccctcat TTATGTGACTTCCTGGaggcccactacttggatgaacaagtgaagatgatcaaggaacttggagatcacatcaccaacctgaagagattgggagcccctgagaatggtgtGGGGGAGTACCTGTTTGATGAGCACACCCTTGGGGAGAGCGATTGA